In Rutidosis leptorrhynchoides isolate AG116_Rl617_1_P2 chromosome 2, CSIRO_AGI_Rlap_v1, whole genome shotgun sequence, one genomic interval encodes:
- the LOC139891100 gene encoding protein DETOXIFICATION 19-like, whose translation MMAETTTPLIPMAADGGCADSSDGSLRWWNKVLDWEEAKNQMLFSLPMIITNVAYYLIPVVSVMFAGHLGEVELAASNLANSWATVTGLSFMVGLSGSLETLCGQGFGAKIYRMLGVYLQSSCLISIFFSILISLIWLFTEPILILLQQDPQISKMAALYIKYLIPGLFAYGLLHNMLRFLQTQSVVSPLVLCSLVPFILHIGITYILVYWTPLAFTGSPLAVSISLWISALMLAGYILFTPKFKETWQGFSLESFDQVFVSLKLALPSAAMVCLEYWAFELLVLLAGILPNPEITTSLIAICVNTEAIAYMFTYGLSAAASTRVSNELGANNIDKAKHAMGVTLKLSVILALAVVLALGFGHNIWAGFFSDSHVIINNYASMTPLLMISIILDSIQGVLSGVARGCGWQHLAVYINLAMFYLIGMPVAVALAFLLKLYAKGLWIGLICGLSCQTGSLLLLVYLRNWTRVELNGSNNLDHTVVV comes from the exons ATGATGGCCGAAACCACTACTCCATTGATACCTATGGCGGCTGATGGTGGTTGTGCCGACAGTAGTGATGGTAGTTTGAGGTGGTGGAATAAAGTACTGGACTGGGAAGAGGCCAAAAACCAGATGTTGTTTTCCCTACCGATGATTATTACAAATGTCGCTTATTATTTAATTCCGGTCGTATCAGTAATGTTTGCAGGCCACCTTGGAGAAGTTGAGCTCGCAGCTTCAAACCTCGCCAACTCATGGGCTACGGTCACTGGACTTTCATTTATG GTTGGTTTAAGTGGTTCCCTTGAGACATTATGTGGTCAAGGATTTGGAGCAAAAATTTATAGAATGTTAGGAGTATATTTACAATCATCATGTTTGATTTCTATATTCTTTTCGATCCTTATCTCACTAATCTGGTTATTCACCGAACCTATACTCATTTTACTTCAACAAGATCCCCAAATCTCCAAAATGGCTGCTCTGTACATTAAGTACCTGATACCAGGACTATTCGCATACGGCCTTTTACATAATATGTTAAGATTCCTACAAACACAATCCGTTGTCTCCCCTTTAGTATTGTGTTCACTCGTCCCATTTATACTTCATATTGGAATAACGTACATACTTGTCTATTGGACTCCGTTAGCTTTCACTGGATCCCCTTTAGCTGTCTCAATTTCATTGTGGATTTCAGCACTTATGCTAGCAGGGTATATACTATTTACCCCAAAGTTTAAGGAAACATGGCAGGGTTTTTCATTGGAGTCGTTTGATCAAGTTTTTGTTAGTTTAAAACTCGCTCTTCCCTCGGCTGCTATGGTTTG CTTAGAATATTGGGCTTTTGAGTTACTTGTACTATTAGCAGGCATTCTGCCTAATCCAGAAATAACTACTTCCTTGATTGCAATATG TGTAAATACTGAAGCAATCGCTTACATGTTTACATATGGGCTCAGTGCTGCAGCAAG CACACGAGTGTCAAATGAGCTGGGAGCTAATAATATCGATAAAGCTAAGCATGCCATGGGTGTGACTCTAAAGCTATCTGTCATCCTTGCGCTAGCTGTCGTTTTAGCCTTAGGGTTCGGTCACAATATCTGGGCTGGCTTTTTCAGTGACAGTCATGTGATCATAAACAATTACGCTTCCATGACACCCCTTCTAATGATCTCAATCATTCTTGACTCTATCCAAGGTGTCTTGTCAG GGGTGGCAAGGGGGTGCGGTTGGCAACATCTGGCAGTGTACATCAACTTAGCAATGTTTTATCTCATTGGAATGCCAGTCGCGGTTGCTCTTGCTTTCCTACTGAAATTATACGCAAAG GGGTTGTGGATTGGCTTAATTTGCGGACTCTCGTGCCAAACGGGTAGCCTTCTACTACTTGTGTATCTCAGAAACTGGACACGAGTAGAACTCAATGGCAGCAATAATTTAGACCACACAGTTGTTGTTTGA